One genomic segment of Candidatus Nomurabacteria bacterium includes these proteins:
- the ftsZ gene encoding cell division protein FtsZ, translated as MLVTPKNMDPVAKIKVVGVGGAGGNAINTMISDYNVDGVEFYAFNTDAQALKNSLAPTTLQLGSDLTRGLGVGGDHNLGAQAAEESLDDIHEHLAGADMVFITAGMGGGTGTGAAPVVAGVAKNLGALTVAVVTRPFKFEGKHRETVAFEGLGELKDKVDTLIIVPNQRLLEIIDENISFLEAMKEVDKVLAEGVKSISSLVTQSGFINVDFADVRSIMTEAGSSLMGMGKASGDNRAESAARQATNSPLLDMSIEGATGVLFNVVGGLDLTMKEIDTAAELISEAVDPDANVIFGATIDENMKDEIIITIVATGFDESRQVHTKKTTEAPPIKLVQDQEYREMIEEEPTANEHDDPTPKKQSSLPQSMIDDQDTLDVPAFMRRRN; from the coding sequence ATGTTGGTCACACCTAAGAACATGGATCCGGTAGCAAAAATCAAGGTAGTTGGAGTCGGTGGTGCTGGAGGAAATGCTATTAACACTATGATATCAGACTATAATGTTGATGGTGTTGAGTTCTATGCGTTCAATACAGATGCACAGGCTTTAAAAAATTCCCTCGCACCAACAACACTACAACTTGGTAGTGATCTTACAAGGGGTCTTGGAGTCGGTGGTGATCATAATCTTGGAGCACAGGCTGCAGAAGAGAGTCTTGATGATATTCATGAGCATCTGGCAGGTGCTGATATGGTATTTATAACTGCAGGTATGGGTGGTGGAACCGGTACTGGGGCTGCACCAGTAGTTGCAGGTGTGGCAAAGAATCTCGGTGCATTAACTGTAGCTGTTGTCACAAGGCCATTCAAATTTGAAGGAAAACACAGAGAAACCGTCGCTTTTGAAGGCTTAGGCGAATTAAAAGATAAGGTTGATACACTAATAATTGTCCCAAATCAGAGACTACTCGAAATAATTGATGAGAACATATCATTTCTTGAAGCGATGAAAGAAGTGGATAAGGTTTTGGCAGAAGGAGTCAAGAGCATATCCAGTTTAGTCACCCAATCAGGCTTTATAAATGTTGATTTCGCAGATGTACGATCTATTATGACTGAGGCTGGCTCGTCACTGATGGGTATGGGTAAGGCAAGTGGGGATAATCGTGCAGAATCTGCAGCTAGACAAGCTACAAACAGCCCACTGCTTGATATGTCTATAGAGGGCGCTACAGGTGTTCTCTTCAATGTTGTTGGAGGTCTTGACCTTACGATGAAAGAGATCGATACAGCAGCTGAGCTAATATCTGAGGCTGTTGACCCTGATGCAAATGTTATCTTTGGAGCTACGATTGACGAGAATATGAAGGATGAGATCATCATAACAATAGTAGCTACAGGTTTTGATGAATCAAGGCAGGTACACACAAAGAAGACAACAGAGGCACCACCGATCAAGCTAGTTCAAGATCAGGAATATCGCGAGATGATCGAGGAAGAACCTACTGCAAACGAACACGATGACCCAACACCGAAGAAACAGAGCTCTCTACCCCAATCTATGATCGATGATCAAGATACGTTGGATGTTCCTGCGTTCATGAGACGACGAAATTGA
- a CDS encoding DUF167 domain-containing protein, with translation MSIRVYPRKKHQKVILKGDKIHIHVRSVPDKSLANKETIQLLAEHFQIPSSNVRIISGTRSRDKLVEISE, from the coding sequence GTGAGTATCAGAGTGTATCCCCGAAAGAAACATCAGAAAGTTATTTTGAAAGGTGATAAAATTCATATTCATGTTAGATCTGTTCCGGACAAAAGCCTGGCTAACAAGGAAACCATCCAACTGTTAGCGGAACATTTTCAGATACCTAGTTCAAACGTTCGCATCATCTCAGGAACAAGAAGTAGAGATAAATTAGTAGAAATATCCGAATGA
- a CDS encoding DUF1232 domain-containing protein: MKQNLKGFIKQNWLLMIAAIYVLSPIDILPDVIPFFGSVDDTMVVLLELVRQYWQYSKENKGVDTE, from the coding sequence ATGAAACAAAATCTAAAAGGATTCATCAAACAGAATTGGCTTCTGATGATCGCTGCCATATATGTGTTATCCCCAATAGATATCCTCCCTGACGTTATACCTTTTTTTGGATCAGTAGATGATACAATGGTGGTTCTGCTGGAACTGGTAAGGCAGTACTGGCAATATTCTAAAGAGAATAAGGGAGTAGATACTGAGTAG
- a CDS encoding isoleucine--tRNA ligase, whose product MSKIKEAEQRASFPKMEEKISEFWKKNDLFKKSIEQRPEDERFSFVDGPPFVSGMPHPAHLFVSIAKDVIPRYWTMKGKRVRRVFGWDCHGLPIEAKVNMKYKLKGRKQIEEEFGVDRYVKECRKYVEEFSENWRWYIEKIGRWADMDNAYYTMYPEFNESVIWAFKQAWEKGLIYKGKRVSLYSTDTATPVSNFEVAMDPDNYQDTEDLAIFLKFKLKEHPWKDIVADNPVHMLAWTTTPWTIPSNFALAVNEAFDYVLVEFNGEYFILSEVRLEYAFDTSEQEIGEDAGKTVQILKRLTGSELEGLEYYPAYDHFVDRTTKNDFKVYLLDDVTNDEGTGVLHIAPAFGDVDFQFGLKMNLSFHSDIDEEGNMVVEPWKGVYLRDASPLMAEDMSEKGLLLRTEPYVHRLPFYRGDNPLIYMAQDAYFLDVQKLKDRMLELNQNVNWYPEHYKNGRFAETVGTSPDWTISRSRYWATVMPLWVNEKGEEIVVGSIEEMREMTDQIDKKEVDGKTKYFVDGEPFSFHRDICDKIVLTKDGVEYHRVPEVLDCWMDSGSVPFAEYHYPFENEETFNNAFPADFIVEYSGQVRAWFNVLFRMSTFLFDKEPFKNVVCHGVLSGNDGRKMSKTYGNYTDPEDVLKNLGGEAMRLYGMGSPLMAGGDMNWSDEELNERVKTILIPYWNTYRYLTMYANLHDWTPTDDHFPIENILDRWLASMVKKAVKEYSEAIEGYDIPSSVKVLQPTIDAVSTWWIRRSRDRFANGDTDALQALYATLVLMSKAFAPQMPFLMEEFYQNLVVNVGLDGAKESVHLEDYPSDLDHDEKLLEDMSWVQTLCSLGLNIRDENRLKLRQPLLKAVAPIEDPDLRSILKAELNVREVDYSKTQPKDKDHLTVVESNGLYLGLDLNLTEDLLSEGLMNELARQIQVQRKEKGLQVGEIVSLHYVTQSKALADVVQKWTDELKGRLSVDKILLASSSDDSMTELKVNDELIWVKLEAA is encoded by the coding sequence ATGTCAAAGATAAAAGAAGCAGAACAAAGAGCAAGTTTCCCGAAGATGGAGGAGAAGATCTCAGAATTTTGGAAAAAGAACGATCTCTTTAAAAAATCGATCGAACAAAGACCAGAAGATGAACGATTCTCATTTGTAGACGGTCCACCGTTCGTTTCTGGTATGCCACATCCTGCACATCTATTTGTGTCTATAGCAAAAGATGTGATCCCTCGATATTGGACTATGAAAGGAAAGCGGGTAAGAAGGGTTTTTGGATGGGATTGTCACGGATTACCTATAGAAGCAAAAGTAAATATGAAATACAAGTTGAAAGGGAGGAAGCAGATAGAAGAGGAGTTTGGAGTGGATAGATATGTTAAAGAGTGTCGTAAATACGTTGAGGAGTTCTCGGAGAATTGGAGATGGTATATAGAAAAGATCGGTCGTTGGGCAGATATGGATAATGCGTATTACACCATGTATCCCGAATTCAACGAGTCAGTGATCTGGGCATTCAAACAGGCATGGGAAAAGGGATTGATATATAAAGGAAAAAGAGTTTCTTTGTACTCAACAGATACTGCTACACCTGTATCCAACTTTGAGGTAGCTATGGATCCTGATAATTATCAGGATACTGAGGATCTAGCTATATTTTTGAAATTCAAACTAAAAGAACATCCTTGGAAAGATATTGTAGCCGATAATCCTGTGCATATGTTGGCATGGACAACAACACCGTGGACAATACCATCTAACTTTGCACTTGCTGTAAATGAAGCGTTCGATTATGTCTTAGTTGAGTTCAATGGTGAATACTTTATCCTTTCAGAAGTAAGACTAGAGTATGCATTTGACACAAGTGAACAGGAAATAGGTGAAGATGCAGGAAAGACAGTCCAGATACTAAAGAGACTTACTGGGTCTGAACTTGAAGGTTTAGAATACTATCCAGCTTATGATCATTTTGTAGATCGAACAACTAAGAATGACTTTAAGGTATATCTCTTAGACGATGTTACAAATGATGAAGGTACAGGAGTCTTGCATATTGCACCTGCTTTTGGAGATGTCGACTTTCAGTTTGGTTTGAAAATGAACCTTAGTTTCCATTCTGACATAGATGAGGAGGGAAATATGGTCGTAGAACCATGGAAAGGAGTATATCTTCGTGATGCCTCACCTCTAATGGCAGAGGATATGTCCGAGAAAGGGTTACTTTTGAGAACAGAACCATATGTACACAGGTTGCCATTCTATCGAGGGGATAATCCCTTGATATACATGGCTCAGGATGCGTACTTTTTAGATGTACAGAAGTTAAAGGACAGAATGCTGGAGTTGAATCAAAATGTGAATTGGTATCCAGAGCATTATAAGAATGGGAGATTTGCAGAAACTGTCGGCACTTCACCTGATTGGACTATATCAAGGAGTCGTTATTGGGCAACTGTTATGCCTCTCTGGGTAAATGAGAAAGGAGAAGAGATCGTTGTAGGCAGTATCGAGGAGATGAGGGAAATGACAGATCAGATAGATAAGAAGGAGGTTGATGGGAAAACAAAATATTTTGTGGATGGAGAACCGTTTTCTTTTCATAGGGATATCTGTGACAAAATTGTCCTTACAAAAGATGGGGTGGAGTATCATAGAGTACCAGAAGTCCTCGACTGTTGGATGGACTCGGGTTCAGTACCTTTTGCTGAGTATCACTACCCATTTGAAAATGAAGAAACCTTTAATAATGCATTTCCTGCCGACTTCATAGTTGAATATTCAGGTCAGGTACGTGCATGGTTCAATGTTCTGTTTAGAATGTCGACATTCCTTTTTGATAAGGAACCATTTAAAAATGTCGTTTGTCATGGAGTATTGTCTGGGAATGACGGGAGAAAGATGTCAAAGACCTATGGTAATTACACAGATCCCGAAGATGTACTAAAGAATCTCGGAGGAGAAGCTATGCGATTGTACGGTATGGGATCACCGTTGATGGCTGGAGGTGATATGAACTGGTCTGATGAGGAATTGAATGAAAGGGTAAAAACAATACTTATACCTTATTGGAATACCTATAGATATCTCACAATGTACGCCAATCTTCATGATTGGACACCAACCGATGATCATTTCCCAATAGAAAATATCTTAGATAGGTGGTTGGCATCTATGGTTAAAAAGGCTGTAAAGGAGTATTCAGAAGCGATAGAGGGGTACGATATACCAAGTTCAGTGAAGGTATTACAACCTACTATAGACGCCGTGTCTACATGGTGGATAAGACGATCCAGAGATAGATTTGCCAATGGAGATACAGATGCATTGCAAGCGTTGTATGCCACGCTGGTATTGATGAGTAAAGCTTTTGCACCACAAATGCCTTTTCTGATGGAAGAATTCTATCAAAATCTAGTGGTGAATGTCGGACTTGATGGCGCAAAGGAATCAGTGCATCTTGAAGATTATCCATCCGATCTGGATCATGATGAAAAACTACTCGAAGATATGTCATGGGTGCAAACATTGTGTTCATTGGGGTTGAACATAAGGGATGAGAATAGGCTAAAATTGCGACAACCGCTTCTAAAAGCTGTAGCACCTATAGAAGATCCTGATCTGAGAAGTATCCTGAAAGCAGAGTTGAATGTCAGGGAAGTTGATTACAGTAAGACTCAACCAAAGGATAAAGATCATCTTACAGTAGTAGAGAGTAATGGTTTGTATCTAGGTCTTGACCTGAACCTAACTGAAGACCTGTTATCAGAAGGATTGATGAATGAGCTTGCTCGACAGATACAAGTTCAAAGAAAAGAGAAAGGACTTCAAGTAGGCGAGATAGTATCTCTACATTATGTGACACAGAGTAAAGCACTTGCTGATGTCGTACAGAAGTGGACTGATGAGCTGAAGGGCAGACTGAGTGTTGATAAGATACTTCTTGCATCAAGTTCGGATGACTCTATGACAGAATTGAAAGTAAATGATGAGTTGATCTGGGTAAAACTTGAAGCTGCATAG
- the rodA gene encoding rod shape-determining protein RodA encodes MFKRHDWTILALILILSVIGLFTLLSTNIDIEGNIDLGGVFSRQVTFMLTGLVIYFLVSLANPTYLRYPQILVPVSLVIIAVLLYVVLAGPVINNVRRWIVIGGVQVQPSEFAKIIVIFTTAAIFTIRNHFDDLLLGILSFLPQIPILLLIYLEPHGSMTMITLLIWGILVITYMREQRRNILLFVLMFSATGSSLLLLNGTVGLGILFAIASVTILVLTSYRIEELRKLLIIVTIAGVIVGGALNFSWNDLLKDYQRERIETFFDPEGVDVDQSFNVEQSKVAIGSGGIWGKGFGSGSQSRLQYVPEHQTDFIFATYAEQFGLVGSMILIVLYALLILKGLLYAYKMSSQDIFSSMVIFGISIKLLIEVFINIGTNTGLIPATGIPLPLLSAGGTNIVVTFFSFGIIQSIISSSQEVFQHELLIDNEDLLI; translated from the coding sequence ATGTTTAAAAGACACGATTGGACAATTCTTGCGTTAATACTGATACTTTCGGTGATCGGGTTATTTACTCTACTTTCGACGAATATCGATATTGAGGGTAATATTGATCTGGGTGGCGTATTCTCCAGGCAGGTCACCTTTATGCTGACAGGGCTGGTGATATATTTTCTGGTCAGTTTAGCTAATCCGACATATCTGCGATACCCTCAGATCCTTGTACCTGTATCTTTAGTTATCATTGCAGTCCTACTGTATGTAGTTCTTGCTGGACCTGTGATAAATAATGTCAGGAGATGGATAGTGATCGGAGGTGTGCAGGTTCAGCCGTCTGAATTTGCTAAGATCATTGTAATATTCACAACAGCAGCGATATTTACGATTCGCAATCATTTCGATGACCTATTGCTTGGGATTTTATCTTTCCTCCCCCAAATACCCATTCTCCTGCTTATATATTTAGAGCCACACGGTTCTATGACAATGATAACCCTCCTGATCTGGGGGATCTTGGTGATCACATATATGCGCGAACAGAGAAGGAATATCCTGTTATTTGTCTTGATGTTTTCAGCAACAGGTTCAAGTTTGTTGTTATTGAACGGGACTGTTGGTCTGGGTATACTTTTTGCTATTGCATCGGTAACGATTCTTGTACTTACCTCTTATCGGATAGAGGAATTAAGGAAATTACTAATAATTGTCACTATAGCAGGGGTAATTGTCGGAGGAGCGCTGAATTTCAGTTGGAATGATCTACTTAAGGATTATCAAAGAGAGAGGATAGAAACATTCTTTGATCCGGAAGGTGTTGATGTAGACCAATCATTCAATGTCGAACAATCAAAAGTTGCGATCGGTTCTGGAGGGATCTGGGGTAAAGGTTTCGGCTCCGGTTCTCAAAGTAGGTTGCAATATGTCCCAGAACATCAAACTGATTTTATATTTGCGACGTATGCTGAACAATTCGGCTTGGTCGGATCGATGATTTTGATAGTTCTTTATGCATTGCTAATATTAAAAGGTCTTTTATATGCTTATAAGATGAGTTCACAAGATATCTTCTCATCCATGGTGATCTTTGGTATCTCAATTAAGCTCTTGATCGAAGTATTTATAAATATCGGTACTAATACAGGTTTGATACCTGCTACAGGGATCCCGCTTCCCTTGTTAAGTGCCGGAGGTACAAATATTGTAGTTACTTTCTTTTCATTTGGTATAATTCAAAGTATAA